From the Candidatus Krumholzibacteriota bacterium genome, one window contains:
- a CDS encoding tyrosine--tRNA ligase, with protein MENVFDVFRERGFFEQVTDEERVRRMLDEPTTCYIGFDPTSDSFHAGSLVPIMALAHLQRHGHRPIALVGGGTAMIGDPSGKTELRRVMPVGEIDRNAEGLKAQLSHFVSFEEDAALMLNNADWLRPLNYIEFLRDIGRHFSVNKMLAAESYRQRLESGLNFIEFNYMLLQAYDFLHLYRELGCTLQMGGNDQWGNILAGTDLIRRVTGGDAEGLTFPLLTTASGAKMGKTEGGAIWLDPARTSPYEYYQYWINADDRDVGRFLSLFTFLPMEEVRRLAALEGAGLRTAKETLAFEAAALLHGRAAAEEARDASRALFSGGGASGEGVPTFAVAAVLLEEGIPAYVLFVDAGLCGSRGDARRLVAGGGAYVNERRVEAFDEPVTSAHLVEGAILLRAGKKKHMRVVPA; from the coding sequence ATGGAGAACGTGTTCGACGTATTCAGGGAACGGGGGTTCTTCGAACAGGTGACCGACGAGGAGCGCGTCAGGCGTATGCTGGACGAGCCGACGACCTGCTACATCGGGTTCGATCCCACGTCCGACAGCTTCCACGCCGGGTCCCTCGTGCCGATCATGGCGCTCGCCCACCTGCAGCGTCACGGACACCGGCCGATCGCCCTCGTCGGCGGCGGAACGGCGATGATCGGCGACCCGAGCGGCAAGACCGAACTGCGCCGCGTGATGCCGGTCGGGGAGATCGACCGGAACGCGGAGGGATTGAAGGCGCAGCTCTCCCACTTCGTCTCCTTCGAGGAAGACGCGGCGCTGATGCTCAACAACGCGGACTGGCTCCGTCCCCTCAACTACATCGAATTCCTCCGCGATATCGGCCGTCATTTCTCGGTCAACAAGATGCTTGCCGCCGAGAGCTACCGCCAGCGGCTCGAGTCGGGCCTCAACTTCATCGAGTTCAACTACATGCTCCTCCAGGCGTACGATTTCCTCCACCTCTACCGCGAGCTCGGCTGCACGCTCCAGATGGGGGGGAACGACCAGTGGGGCAACATCCTCGCCGGCACCGACCTCATCAGGCGCGTCACCGGCGGTGACGCAGAGGGGCTCACCTTCCCGCTTCTCACCACCGCCTCCGGGGCGAAGATGGGAAAGACGGAGGGCGGGGCGATCTGGCTCGATCCGGCGCGGACCTCCCCCTACGAGTACTACCAGTACTGGATCAACGCGGACGACCGCGACGTGGGGCGCTTCCTTTCCCTCTTCACCTTCCTGCCGATGGAGGAGGTCCGGCGTCTCGCCGCCCTCGAGGGGGCCGGGCTCCGGACGGCGAAGGAAACGCTCGCCTTCGAGGCGGCAGCGCTTCTGCACGGCCGTGCGGCGGCGGAGGAGGCCCGGGACGCCTCGCGCGCCCTCTTCTCCGGCGGCGGCGCGTCCGGGGAGGGCGTGCCGACCTTCGCCGTGGCGGCGGTTCTTCTCGAGGAGGGCATCCCTGCGTACGTCCTGTTCGTCGACGCGGGGCTCTGCGGGAGCCGCGGCGACGCGAGGCGTCTCGTCGCGGGGGGCGGCGCGTACGTCAACGAACGCCGCGTCGAGGCCTTCGACGAACCGGTCACGTCGGCGCATCTCGTGGAGGGGGCGATCCTCCTTCGCGCCGGCAAGAAGAAGCACATGCGCGTCGTCCCCGCCTGA
- a CDS encoding aminotransferase class IV: MIVYLDGRYLDRDEACISPDDRGFVLGDGVYEVIRFYGGRPFALAEHLDRLARSIGEIRIEGVDAAALGSVARRLVEENGLGDAVVYIQVTRGAAERVHRFPGGGARPTVWGSAAPFDGYREERKHGAAVVTLPDIRWGRCDIKTTSLLPNVLASEEATRRGAIEAILVRDGVVTEGASSTLCAVDGNRLLTHPEGPRILSSVTRSIVLRLCGELGVEVVEKAVAAGSLAGMDEALLLSTTKEILPVVQVDGLPVSGGVPGPVTRRLQEAFTALTRGGGN; this comes from the coding sequence GTGATCGTCTATCTCGACGGCCGGTACCTCGACCGCGACGAGGCGTGCATCTCACCCGACGACCGGGGATTCGTCCTCGGCGACGGTGTCTACGAGGTGATCCGCTTCTACGGCGGCCGGCCTTTCGCCCTGGCCGAGCATCTCGATCGGCTCGCCCGTTCGATCGGCGAGATCCGCATCGAGGGGGTCGACGCCGCCGCGCTCGGTTCGGTCGCCCGGCGACTCGTCGAGGAGAACGGTCTCGGGGACGCCGTCGTCTACATCCAGGTCACCCGCGGCGCGGCCGAGCGCGTCCACCGTTTCCCGGGTGGCGGCGCGCGGCCCACCGTCTGGGGGTCGGCAGCCCCCTTCGACGGCTACCGCGAGGAACGAAAGCATGGCGCGGCGGTCGTCACCCTCCCCGACATCCGGTGGGGACGCTGCGACATCAAGACGACCTCGCTCCTCCCCAACGTCCTCGCCAGCGAGGAGGCGACGCGGCGCGGCGCGATCGAGGCGATCCTCGTCCGCGACGGCGTCGTCACCGAGGGCGCCAGCTCCACGCTCTGCGCCGTCGACGGCAACCGTCTCCTCACGCATCCCGAGGGGCCGCGCATCCTCTCGAGCGTCACGCGGTCCATCGTCCTTCGCCTGTGCGGAGAGCTCGGCGTCGAGGTCGTCGAGAAAGCGGTGGCGGCCGGGAGCCTCGCCGGGATGGACGAGGCGCTTCTCCTCTCGACGACGAAGGAGATCCTCCCGGTCGTCCAGGTCGACGGCCTCCCCGTCTCGGGCGGTGTCCCCGGACCGGTCACACGCCGCCTGCAGGAGGCGTTCACCGCCCTGACGCGCGGCGGCGGCAACTGA
- a CDS encoding carboxymuconolactone decarboxylase family protein, whose product MTEHWRDDFTRERDRLNETVLAADHRGIKRFFALDEQAYADGALSAKTKELMGLVASMVLRCDDCVSYHLLRCAGEKTTREEFYEAFNVALVVGGSIVIPHLRRAADRLESLLAG is encoded by the coding sequence ATGACGGAACACTGGCGGGACGATTTCACGCGGGAGCGCGACCGACTCAACGAGACCGTCCTCGCGGCCGATCACCGCGGGATCAAGCGATTCTTCGCCCTCGACGAACAGGCCTACGCCGACGGCGCCCTTTCGGCGAAGACGAAGGAGCTCATGGGGCTCGTCGCCTCGATGGTGCTGCGCTGCGACGATTGCGTCAGCTATCACCTGCTGCGCTGCGCCGGGGAGAAAACGACCCGCGAGGAGTTCTACGAGGCCTTCAACGTCGCGCTCGTCGTGGGCGGATCGATCGTGATCCCCCATCTGAGGCGCGCGGCCGACCGGCTCGAGTCGCTTCTCGCCGGCTGA